The genomic DNA TCTTTTTCCCTTTTAGCATATGGCTCGTCCTCTTTCTTTTTCAAACTTATAATACTGAAACAAAATTCTCAGCTCGTCAGTACCAATATTTCTTTCCTACCGTAAAAAAATAACAACCTACTTGTAAATAGGTTGTTACCGTTACATAGAAAATTATAAAGTCTATGTTTTAATTTGTCGAAAAGAAGGTCTTAATCAATTATTTTGCCTTCACTTGGTACATATTTTAATACTTCTGCATCGATTTCTTCTAATGATTTACCCACACATTTATGAGAAACAGGCTTTTCAATAACACAATTGTCCGCAAGTTGCATTTCACGTGCACGCTTTGCAGCTACTGTTACAAGTGTATATTTAGAATCGATTTTTGTTAATAATGAATCAATTGATGGATTTAACATAATTATAGACCCTCCGTCATTTCTTTATAATATTTTGCTACTCTTTCGCGGCGGCAATGTTCACCAACCACAATTGCTTTAATTCTTTCACAAGCTAATTCAACTTGATCGTTTTCTACAACATAGTCGTAAGCGTCCATCATTTCGATTTCTTCTTTCGCTACCGTTAAACGATTTTCAATAACATCTTCAGTTTCTGTACCACGGCCGACAATACGGTTCTTTAGTTCAGATAAACTTGGGGGTGCTAAGAAAATAAATACACCTTCTGGGAAAGCTTTCTTAACTTGAATTGCTCCTTGCACTTCAATTTCTAAGAATACATCTTTTCCTTCTTGTAATGTTTTTTCAACATAGTCAATCGGTGTTCCGTAATAATTACCTACGAACTCAGCCCACTCAAGTAATTTTTCATTACGAATCATTTCCTCAAATTCTTCTCTCTCTTTAAAGAAATAATCCACACCATCCACTTCACCTTCACGTGGCTTACGTGTCGTTACTGAAATGGAGTACTGAAAACGTGTATCCTCATGACTAAACAGCTCTTTTCGAACCGTTCCTTTACCAACCCCAGAAGGTCCTGAAAGAACGATGAGCAATCCTCTTCTACTTCTCATAAATATGTAAAACCTACCCTTCCTCACTTAAATCTTCTTTATTATTCAAACGATGTGCAATCGTCTCTGGCTGAATTGGACTTAATACAACATGCCCATCATCCATAACAATAACCGCCCTTGTTTTTCTCCCATACGTAGCATCAAGTAAAGCATTATGTTCGCGTGCTTCCTGTACTGTTCGTTTAATAGGAGCTGACTCCGGACTTACAATAGCAATAATTCGATGAGCAGATACAATATTTCCGTATCCAATATTTAAAAACCGCATGGCCATAGTTTGCGCCTCCTAGTAAGTCTATCCGATTTCTCCACCACGTATAACTTTATATATTTTTTGAAAGCTACTCAATATTTTGTACTTGTTCACGAATTTTTTCAAGGTTATTTTTCATTTCTACAACATATTTTGAAATTGTTAAGTCATTTGCCTTAGAACCAATCGTATTAATTTCTCTATGCATCTCTTGCACGATGAAATCCATTTTTCTTCCAACAGGTTCTTCAATCTGCAGTGTTTCACGAAATTGCTCTAAATGACTTTGCAAACGAACTAACTCTTCGTGAATATCACAACGTTCTGCAAAGATTGCGACTTCTGTTAACAATCTTTGTTCATCTAGATCTTGATTATGTAATTCTTTTAAGCGATTTTCTAATCGTTCACGATATTTTTGTGTAACAATCGGTGCATGCGGAATAACTGCATTTACACAATTGTGAATCTCTTGTAAACGATACGCTATATCTTTATGTAATCGTTCTCCTTCGCCATCTCTCATCGTTTTTAACATATGAGCAGCTTGGCGAACAGCCTCATATAAACTGTTCTCAAATTGTTCATTTACATTTTCAGCTTCTTCAATCGCTGTTACTTCTGGCATTGCCATTAATTGCCCGAGTGTAATAGAATCTTGTAATTGAAATTTTCCTTTTATATCTTCCATAATCGATTGGTACTGCTCAAGAAGCGACCAATTCACACTTAATTTTCTTTCAACAAGCCCTTCACCCGTTATACTAATAGACACTTCAATGCGTCCACGTCGAACTTGCTGTGCAATTATTTTACGAATTTTGTCTTCAAATACCATCATTTGCTTCGGAAGTCGAATACTCATCTCTAGAAAACGGTGGTTCACTGATTTCATTTCTACTGTAATTTGAAAAGTACCATTTTCCACTTTCGACCTTCCAAATCCTGTCATACTACAAATCATTTTTATCACATCCAAGCCATGAAATAACTCAATGAAAAAGGTAATAGAGACAAGGCTCTACTACCTTCTGTAAATTATATCACATTTTCATATCATTGACTATTTCAAGTTTAATCCCTTCTTATATAATACTGGCTTTTCTTTCTTCCCCTTTTTCCCTGTTAATAAAGAACCTACTAATAAGAAGGTCGGAATTGATGACAAACCTCCAATTAACAACCAATCTCTTGCTTGTATTGGCATCGTGCTAAAAATCGGTTGTAACGGTGGGTAATATATAACGACGAGCATGAGTAGTAATGAAATGATAACCGCCCCTACTAAATACACATTTCCAAATGGATTGCGGTGAAAAACAGAATGCTCACTTCGGCAATCAAATACATGAATAAGCTGAGCAAGTACCAACGTTGCGAATGCTACAGTTTGTGCATATTTCAGTTCATTTGGATGTTGATTATATGCAATAATAAACGCCACTAACGTCACTGCTCCAATTAGAAAGCCACGGCTTAAAATTTTCCATGCAAGCCCTCTAGCAAATACCCCTTCTTTCGGATGACGCGGCGTTCTCTTCATCACGTCTCCTTCAGCCTTATCCAAACCTAGTGCCATCGCCGGTAAACCGTCAGTAACTAAGTTCACCCATAAAATTTGGATTGGAACCATCGGCAGCGGCAATGCAAGTAACATCGCAAATAACATGACTAAAATTTCTCCTACGTTCGATGCTAATAAATAACGAATAAACTTACGTATATTCTCGTATATATTTCTACCTTCTTTAATTGCTGATTTAATCGTAGCAAAATTATCGTCCAGCAAGACAAGAGATGATGCTTCTTTCGCAACGTCTGTCCCTGTAATTCCCATCGCAATCCCAATATCCGCTGTTTTTATAGCTGGAGCATCGTTCACCCCATCACCTGTCATCGCTACTATATGTCCTTTATTTTGCAAAGCCTTAACAATTTTCAATTTATGTTCTGGTGATACACGAGCAAATACATACGTATCTTCTACAACATTTTCTAGTTCTTCTACATCCATATTTGCGAGTTCTACTCCTTCAACAACGTGTCCACCTTGTGGTAAAACCCCTAATTGTTCCGCAATCGCCATTGCTGTCACTTTATGATCACCTGTAATCATCACTGTTCGAATACCAGCTTCTCTGCACTCTTTTACAGCCTGCTCTACTTCTGGTCTTGGTGGATCAATCATACCTTGTATCCCAACTAACATAAAATCCTTTTCAACGTCTCTTTCATGTTCGGTAGAATCTGTTACTTTTAATGGTTTAAATGCAACTGCAATTGTTCGCAGCGCTTGACTACCTAAACTATGAATAGCCGCCTGTACTTCTTTTCTATACAATTCACTTATTGGTTGCTGCTTATCTCCCCATAAAATCGTTTGACTCATTTGCAGAAGGACATCTGGTGCTCCCTTCGTAACGACAAACTTTTTCCCTTCTCTATCTCGTACAATAACACTCATCATTTTTCGAGTTGAATCAAACGGAAATTCACGAATGATTTCAAATTTCCCTTTCAGTGCCTCACGCGTTATCCCCGCTTTCATTGCTGCAGCTACAAGCGCCCCCTCTGTTGGATCTCCATCTAATACATACGCCTTTTTCTTTTGAATAATATTTGCATTGTTACATAGTGAACCAAATGTGAGTAGTTGATATAGTGCTTTCGTCTTAGCTGGATCAACTTCTTTTTCACCTTTCAGAAAGGATCCATTAGGTTCATACCCTTGACCTGTCACTTTCCACAACTCTCCACCTGACCACATATGTGTTACCATCATTTTGTTTTGCGTCATCGTCCCTGTTTTATCAGAGCATATAACAGAAGCACAACCTAACGTTTCTACCGCTGGTAATTTCCTTACAATCGCTCTCTTTTTTATCATACGCTGTACACCAAGCGATAAAGCTACTGTAACAATTGCTGGCAATCCTTCTGGAATAGCAGCAACAGCTAGCGACACGCCAGCTAAAAACATATGATATACTTCATTCCCTTGATACACACCGGCTAATACAACAAGCGCTGTCAAAACAAGTGCCACAATAATTAATATTTTTCCGAGTTGTTCTAATCTTCGTTGCAGTGGTGTTTCCATTTGCTCTGCGTTTTGTAACATATTTGCAATTTGGCCCATCGCTGTATTCATACCAGTTGCTACAACGACCCCTGTTCCAGCTCCTCGTGTAATCATCGTACCCATAAAAGCCATATTTTTTTGATCACCAATTGAAACATCTTGCCCTTGCAATGCTTCTACCTTTTTCTGCACCGGTACTGACTCCCCTGTCAAAGCTGATTCTTCGATATATAAACTCGATGCCTCAACAAGACGTACATCAGCTCCAATACGATCGCCACTAGAAAATTTAATAACATCACCCAAAACGAGTGCTTTAGACGGTGCCTTTACCCACTTTCCATTCCGCAGTACAGTAACTTGCGGGGCGGCTAGCTCTTTTAAAGCTTCCAATGACTTTTCAGCCTTTCTTTCTTGGAAAAATCCGAGAATACCGTTGATAATAACAATTGCAACAATCGCAATCGAATCAATGTATTCCCCTAAAAAAGCCGAAACGATTGTTGCACCAAACAAAACAAGTACCATGAAATCTTTAAATTGCGCTAAAAAGACCATTAGTGCAGAAGGCCTTTTTGCTTCATCTAATTCATTTGTACCAAATTTCTTTATTCGCCCTTCTGCTTCTTTCTCTGTAAGTCCAACCTTCACATTCGTATTCGTTCTTTCTTCCACTTCATGTGCGCGCATTCCATACCAGTTCATCCTGCTATCGACCTCCTGATTCCAGACATACTCTATTGAAAGCTTATTCAGCCTCGTCCAAAAAAATGCTATAATTAACTTTTAGTTAGAAAGGAGTGTTTTTATGGCATTCGATGGATTATTTACAAGAGCAATTACACATGAAATTGCAAATTCTCTTTACACGGGGAGAATTTCCAAAATATATCAACCTTCAAAATATGAGATTTTATTACATATTCGAGCAAACGGAAAAAATCAAAAACTGATTCTTTCCGCTCATCCGACATATGCACGTTTACACTTAACAAATCAAAATTACGATTCACCTGCACTTCCGCCAATGTTTTGTATGCTTCTCCGTAAACATCTAGAAGGTGGATTCATTGAAAAAATTGAACAAATTGATTTAGAGCGTATTATTCAAATCACAGTTCGCAGCAGAAATGAAATTGGTGATGAATCGCTAAAAACATTAGTAATTGAAATAATGGGACGACATAGTAACATCATTTTAGTAGACACAAAAACAAACAATATTTTAGATAGCTTAAAACACGTTTCTTTAGCAGTAAACCGACATCGAACTGTATACGCTGGAGCTGAATATGTTGCGCCACCAGCACAACATAAAATTAACCCACTTCAGATTGAAACAAATGAGGAATTTATTAGACCGCTAGACTTTTTATCTGGGAACATGGATAAACAGCTTGTCGGCACCTTTACGGGAATATCGCCGTTATTCGCAAAAGAAGTCGTGAAAAAAGCTGGCATGGTAAATGAAAAAGCATTGGCGGACGCATTTTTCTCCATACAAAAACCATTATTAACTCATACATATTCACCAACGATGACTACTTCAAATGGGAAAGAATTCTTTTATCTTTTCCCTCTTGCACACTTGCAAGGTGAAAACAAGACGTTCTCATCTGTTAGTGAATTGCTAGACCGTTTCTTTTTCGGAAAAGCAGAGCGCGACCGTGTAAAACAACAAGCTCATGATTTAGAACGCTTTATGCAAAACGAAAAAAATAAAAATGAGAAAAAACTCATTAAACTAGAAAAAACATTACAAGATGCCGGAAAAGCAGATAAATATCAACTATTTGGAGAACTACTTACAGCCAATATGTACGCTTTGAAAAAAGGTGATAAAGATATTGAAGTCGTTAACTATTACGATGAAAATGGCGGAACTGTAAAAATCACATTAGATCCTTTAAAAACGCCATCTGACAATGCGCAACGCTATTTCCAAAAGTACCAAAAAGCGAAAAATTCAGTTGTTGTTGTAGAAAAGCAAATCGAAAAAACAAATGAAGAAATTCTTTACTTTGATAGCCTACTTCAACAAATGGAAGCTGCTTCTTCAAAAGATATTGAAGAAATTCGTGAGGAATTAGCTGAAGAAGGTTATATGCGCAATCGTAAAACGAAAAACGCAAAGAAAAAGCCTACTAAACCAGTATTAGATAAATATGTAGCAAGTGATGGCACAGAGATTTTCGTTGGTAAAAATAATAAACAAAATGATTATTTAACAACGAAATTTGCCCGCCGCGATGAAATTTGGCTACATACGAAAGACATACCTGGTTCTCATGTTGTCATTCGTTCTTTAGAGCCTGCTGAAGAAACTTTACTAGAAGCTGCAAAAATTGCTGCCTATTATAGTAAAGCAAAAGAGTCTAGCTCTGTACCTGTTGATTTCACCAAAATACGCCATGTCAAAAAACCGAGTGGTGCAAAACTTGGTTTTGTTACGTACGACAATCAGCAAACCGTATATGTAACACCGGATGTTGATACTGTAATGAAATTAAAAGCGTAAATACAAAAATGCGTTGCTCATAAGCAACGCATTTTTGTATTCGTTCAGACTAGTTCATATACCCATTCACTAATTCATAACATCTTTCTTTTGTCATTTTATATTTTTCATCTGCAGCTTCAATATATTTCATCGTACCATTATTTTTATCCGTAGCAATTGCTTTAACCTTACTTTCCTTTTCTTTCACCCACGCAATTTGTTTCGTTTTTAACGACTGGAATGCATCAGGAGACATCGTAGTTTTTAATGTACTGTAAATTTCATTTAGTTTATTATCCCACAGTTGATAATTTCCTTCTATTTCATTTACTATATCATTTGTTGACATGACATTTGTATGCTTTTCTTGGTTTTCTAGAGCGGATAATTCATTTAGAACTTTAGTTTTACCTACCGCTGACGAATTTTCTTTTTTTGAATTCGTATACGTACTAGAATCATTTCCCTTAACTGTTTCTTGCTCTTGAATATAATCTTTTTTCGTTATCTTTTCTTGCTCTTCATCATCTACATTTGGAGTAATAACTGAGGTTTGGGCGTCGATAGCAACTACTCCGTTACTTTCTTTAAAAATATATTTCTTATTTCCACTATTCTCTTCTCTAACGAAAGAAACATTCTTGAACCCTTGTACTCTAAGAAGTTCTTTAGCTTCTTCTTTAGTTAACTTTAAATCTACTGGCGTATTTGATGACCATCTATCCATTAACCATTTTCCATCGGTATACACTAAAACAAATTCCCACATCTCCGCTTCATTCCCCATATCATTTGCAAGAGTAAGCGTCTCAATCTTTAAAACATCATTTTTCTGTGAATAAGTTGTCCTCACGTCCGGCTCAATATGAATCGGAAATGGTAACATATCAGTTTCCCTTGATTTATTAAATGTATCAAGCAATCCTGGAAGCTCCTTGTCCACAAACTTATCTGAAACTAATCCCTTAACGCCTTTTTTAGCGGTACCTAAATCTCCAGGATTATTTCGGCTCCATCCATTTTCTTTTTCCATCTCACTAAATGCATCTGCTATTGCATCTACACTCTTTCTTACAATCTTTTTCACTTCTTTTTCTGTCACTTCTGGCGCTTCATCAAGCTGTTCAATTGTTTCATTTACTTGAACTTTGTTTTCATCTTTTTCACACCCTGTTACAACTAGCATACTAGCAGCCAAGCAAAATGACATTACTTTACTTAGTTTCTTCATGTACTCACAATCCTTATTCCTTCATATTCGTTACGTTTCCCTATCTTCGAGAGAAATCCAACAATTACCTATTATATCAATAACAATTATTTATTTGTATATTAAATTTTATATTAGAACAAAACAAAGGACATACTTTCAAAATATATATACTAAAAAATCTCTTATCCTGTTCTTCCATATTGTCAAAAAAACTGACAGTGCTATTTCGAATTTGTATAAATTTTTTGACAACTTGCAAAGAAAGTGAAATTTAGATCGATATTTTTCTCATTCTCCCACTGATAATTGAAATAATCTGTATTTCACGAGCACCCCTCCACCCACAAATAGCAAGTTAAATTTCCTAGCTAAAATACATGCAATTTCTGCTATCTTTTCTCTAAAAACATTTTTTTGGCACACTATTTGCTTTATTCAATACTGTGAATAGGGGGAATTAACATGACTTTAAAAATTAATAAAATCCAAAATCAACTACATAATTACGGAATTGACGGATTACTCATTACCAAAAAAGAAAATCGCCAATATGCAACAGGCTTTACTGGTAGTGCTGGCGTCGTCTTAATCTCTGCGGATACAGCTGTTTTTATAACTGATTTTCGCTATGTAGATCAAGCGAAGTCACAAATAAAAGATGTGGAAATCATTATGCATAAAGGAAATTTAGAAAAAGAAATTGCAAATCAAGTATCGAAATTAAACATTCAAAAACTAGGAATTGAAGAAAACAACATGACATTGCAACAATATAAAAACTTACAAAAATACGTACAGGCGGAAATGGTTCAAGTGTGCGAAATTATCGAAAATATTCGTATTATTAAAGACACTCCTGAAATAGAAACAATGAAAATCGCTGCTAATATCGCTGACGAAGCATTTCACCACGTCCTTACGTTTCTAAAACCAGGACTAAGTGAAAATGATGTACGAGATGAGTTAGAATTTTTCATGCGAAAAAAAGGGGCTACATCCTCATCATTTCAAATTATTGTAGCTTCTGGCGTTCGTTCTTCTCTTCCTCATGGAGTTGCATCAAATAAAATAATTGAACGAGGAGACATCGTTACATTAGATTTCGGTGCACTTTACGACGGATACTGTTCCGATATAACTCGTACTGTAGCGATTGGGGAACCATCGGAAAAATTCAAAAAGATATACAGTGTTGTACTTGAAGCATTAAAACGTGGAACGGAAGCAATTAAACCTGGAGAGACTGCGAAAAGTATCGATGATATAACAAGAGATTACATTACAGAGCGTGGATATGGTCAATATTTTGGCCACTCTACTGGGCATGGTCTTGGTTTAGAAATACACGAACCTCTTCGCCTATCCCAAGAAAGTAAGGCTACTCTAAAAGAAGGTATGGTTGTTACAGTTGAACCAGGTATTTACATACCAAACTGGGGCGGTTGTAGAATTGAAGATGATATCGTCATTACAAAAGATGGCTATGAGGTTATTACAAAATCAAATCGGGAACTAATTGTTATTCCTTGTTAAAATCATGCCCCTTTTTAAAAGGAGTTTTTCTCTACACATAGAATTCTTTCTCTGGAGTCATCGTTTAAAGAGGGGGGGGAATTTTAATTGAATTTTGTAATCGACAAGATAGATGGTTTACAAGTTGAATTTTCCAAACTTGTTTCCATGATGAATTACGCACGCTATACAACAATGCAAGCGGTGGAAGGTTTAACAATGGAAGAACTTGATTATTTATATGATGAGGAAGCAAATTCAATTGGCATGTTATTATACCATATGGCCGCTATTGAATTTTACTACCAGATTCATACTTTTGAAGACCGTGAACCAACGGAAGTTGAATTGGAACGTTGGTTACCTGCTATTAAGTTAGGAGATCTTGGCCGCGAGAAAATAAAAGGAAACTCGATAGAATTTTACATAAACACATTACAAGAAGTACGTTCCAAAACGATCGAGACTTTTCAATCGTTACCTGATGAATGGTTATTTAAAACGACAGACTTTTGGTATGATAAACCAGCCAACAACTACTTTAAATGGTTTCATGTTTTTGAAGATGAAATCAATCATCGTGGACAAATTCGTTTAATTAAAAAGATGCAAAAAGCTCATTCAGTAAAGTAAGAAAATGCCACCGAATAAGGTGGCATTTTCTTTTATTCATTAACGAATAACTTCTCGTTTACTTTTTTAGCGACTACCGCTATCGAAATTAAAATGCATATTAAATATAGCAATCTTACAATAAATACCCCCCCTTGAAACATTACAATGCCATCTATTATTTCATTTCCTTTCAATAACAAAAACGGAATCGTGCTAATTATAATGACGAACTCGATGCTGAAAACAATTTTCTTTTTTCGACTACATGCTTTCCACTCATCCCAGCGATACATAGAAGCAAAAATCAATACTCCTATACATAATATAACTGGTACCCATTCACTTTTAAGAAATTGCCCTGAAATAACTGATAATAGTAAACAAACGAGCACACCATAATACCCTATTTTCTCTCTCATACGTACTCCTCCCCCATTCTACTTCGCCTTTAATATTTAACTTGCTATGCTTATAACAATTCTTAGAAAAATAACAACTACAATTACAATATAAAGACCTTTTGCAGAAGACATCCATTCTTGAAAAATAGACATTTTCTCCATCTGTTTCTGCCCTTCTATTAAAATAAACCCTATGAAAAATGAGCAAACAACAATGATACCTATCATAATCCCAATACTTTTCTTGCTATATTGTTTTATATCATCCCAGTTATATAACAGAACAAAAACAAATCCGAAAACTGGTAAGATACTTATCCATTCATTGTTTGTAAACAGATTTAAAATGATTAATAGACTACAAGATATGATGAATCCCCAAAATCCAATTTTTTTGCGCATAAACCCTCCTTAAATTCCATTTTTAGGATTAATTGTATTGTAACATCCATTTTCTCTCCTTACCATTACAGTACATGAAATTTCATTTTTTTCTTTTTCCTAAACTCACATACTTTCACTGCTTTCATACAATAAACTACACGAATGCCTAAAGGATGTGAATGTTATGGGAGTTGAATTAACGCTGTTGCACGCTCTCTATATTCTTTGTTTACTCACTATTATTACCTTTTTTATTCTCCGAAAAGATACGACTATTATTTGTATCGTTTTTATCTTTTTATTAGCATTAACCGCTACAAGCTCTATCCCTCTTGCTATTAGCGGTATTTTTCAAAGTTTCATTTACGCC from Bacillus basilensis includes the following:
- a CDS encoding YicC/YloC family endoribonuclease, which encodes MICSMTGFGRSKVENGTFQITVEMKSVNHRFLEMSIRLPKQMMVFEDKIRKIIAQQVRRGRIEVSISITGEGLVERKLSVNWSLLEQYQSIMEDIKGKFQLQDSITLGQLMAMPEVTAIEEAENVNEQFENSLYEAVRQAAHMLKTMRDGEGERLHKDIAYRLQEIHNCVNAVIPHAPIVTQKYRERLENRLKELHNQDLDEQRLLTEVAIFAERCDIHEELVRLQSHLEQFRETLQIEEPVGRKMDFIVQEMHREINTIGSKANDLTISKYVVEMKNNLEKIREQVQNIE
- the remA gene encoding extracellular matrix/biofilm regulator RemA, with product MAMRFLNIGYGNIVSAHRIIAIVSPESAPIKRTVQEAREHNALLDATYGRKTRAVIVMDDGHVVLSPIQPETIAHRLNNKEDLSEEG
- a CDS encoding DinB family protein, with translation MNFVIDKIDGLQVEFSKLVSMMNYARYTTMQAVEGLTMEELDYLYDEEANSIGMLLYHMAAIEFYYQIHTFEDREPTEVELERWLPAIKLGDLGREKIKGNSIEFYINTLQEVRSKTIETFQSLPDEWLFKTTDFWYDKPANNYFKWFHVFEDEINHRGQIRLIKKMQKAHSVK
- a CDS encoding Xaa-Pro peptidase family protein, encoding MTLKINKIQNQLHNYGIDGLLITKKENRQYATGFTGSAGVVLISADTAVFITDFRYVDQAKSQIKDVEIIMHKGNLEKEIANQVSKLNIQKLGIEENNMTLQQYKNLQKYVQAEMVQVCEIIENIRIIKDTPEIETMKIAANIADEAFHHVLTFLKPGLSENDVRDELEFFMRKKGATSSSFQIIVASGVRSSLPHGVASNKIIERGDIVTLDFGALYDGYCSDITRTVAIGEPSEKFKKIYSVVLEALKRGTEAIKPGETAKSIDDITRDYITERGYGQYFGHSTGHGLGLEIHEPLRLSQESKATLKEGMVVTVEPGIYIPNWGGCRIEDDIVITKDGYEVITKSNRELIVIPC
- a CDS encoding YoqO family protein translates to MRKKIGFWGFIISCSLLIILNLFTNNEWISILPVFGFVFVLLYNWDDIKQYSKKSIGIMIGIIVVCSFFIGFILIEGQKQMEKMSIFQEWMSSAKGLYIVIVVVIFLRIVISIAS
- a CDS encoding lysozyme inhibitor LprI family protein, with product MKKLSKVMSFCLAASMLVVTGCEKDENKVQVNETIEQLDEAPEVTEKEVKKIVRKSVDAIADAFSEMEKENGWSRNNPGDLGTAKKGVKGLVSDKFVDKELPGLLDTFNKSRETDMLPFPIHIEPDVRTTYSQKNDVLKIETLTLANDMGNEAEMWEFVLVYTDGKWLMDRWSSNTPVDLKLTKEEAKELLRVQGFKNVSFVREENSGNKKYIFKESNGVVAIDAQTSVITPNVDDEEQEKITKKDYIQEQETVKGNDSSTYTNSKKENSSAVGKTKVLNELSALENQEKHTNVMSTNDIVNEIEGNYQLWDNKLNEIYSTLKTTMSPDAFQSLKTKQIAWVKEKESKVKAIATDKNNGTMKYIEAADEKYKMTKERCYELVNGYMN
- a CDS encoding YoqO family protein; its protein translation is MREKIGYYGVLVCLLLSVISGQFLKSEWVPVILCIGVLIFASMYRWDEWKACSRKKKIVFSIEFVIIISTIPFLLLKGNEIIDGIVMFQGGVFIVRLLYLICILISIAVVAKKVNEKLFVNE
- the gmk gene encoding guanylate kinase gives rise to the protein MRSRRGLLIVLSGPSGVGKGTVRKELFSHEDTRFQYSISVTTRKPREGEVDGVDYFFKEREEFEEMIRNEKLLEWAEFVGNYYGTPIDYVEKTLQEGKDVFLEIEVQGAIQVKKAFPEGVFIFLAPPSLSELKNRIVGRGTETEDVIENRLTVAKEEIEMMDAYDYVVENDQVELACERIKAIVVGEHCRRERVAKYYKEMTEGL
- the rpoZ gene encoding DNA-directed RNA polymerase subunit omega, giving the protein MLNPSIDSLLTKIDSKYTLVTVAAKRAREMQLADNCVIEKPVSHKCVGKSLEEIDAEVLKYVPSEGKIID
- a CDS encoding NFACT family protein, translating into MAFDGLFTRAITHEIANSLYTGRISKIYQPSKYEILLHIRANGKNQKLILSAHPTYARLHLTNQNYDSPALPPMFCMLLRKHLEGGFIEKIEQIDLERIIQITVRSRNEIGDESLKTLVIEIMGRHSNIILVDTKTNNILDSLKHVSLAVNRHRTVYAGAEYVAPPAQHKINPLQIETNEEFIRPLDFLSGNMDKQLVGTFTGISPLFAKEVVKKAGMVNEKALADAFFSIQKPLLTHTYSPTMTTSNGKEFFYLFPLAHLQGENKTFSSVSELLDRFFFGKAERDRVKQQAHDLERFMQNEKNKNEKKLIKLEKTLQDAGKADKYQLFGELLTANMYALKKGDKDIEVVNYYDENGGTVKITLDPLKTPSDNAQRYFQKYQKAKNSVVVVEKQIEKTNEEILYFDSLLQQMEAASSKDIEEIREELAEEGYMRNRKTKNAKKKPTKPVLDKYVASDGTEIFVGKNNKQNDYLTTKFARRDEIWLHTKDIPGSHVVIRSLEPAEETLLEAAKIAAYYSKAKESSSVPVDFTKIRHVKKPSGAKLGFVTYDNQQTVYVTPDVDTVMKLKA
- a CDS encoding calcium-translocating P-type ATPase, SERCA-type gives rise to the protein MNWYGMRAHEVEERTNTNVKVGLTEKEAEGRIKKFGTNELDEAKRPSALMVFLAQFKDFMVLVLFGATIVSAFLGEYIDSIAIVAIVIINGILGFFQERKAEKSLEALKELAAPQVTVLRNGKWVKAPSKALVLGDVIKFSSGDRIGADVRLVEASSLYIEESALTGESVPVQKKVEALQGQDVSIGDQKNMAFMGTMITRGAGTGVVVATGMNTAMGQIANMLQNAEQMETPLQRRLEQLGKILIIVALVLTALVVLAGVYQGNEVYHMFLAGVSLAVAAIPEGLPAIVTVALSLGVQRMIKKRAIVRKLPAVETLGCASVICSDKTGTMTQNKMMVTHMWSGGELWKVTGQGYEPNGSFLKGEKEVDPAKTKALYQLLTFGSLCNNANIIQKKKAYVLDGDPTEGALVAAAMKAGITREALKGKFEIIREFPFDSTRKMMSVIVRDREGKKFVVTKGAPDVLLQMSQTILWGDKQQPISELYRKEVQAAIHSLGSQALRTIAVAFKPLKVTDSTEHERDVEKDFMLVGIQGMIDPPRPEVEQAVKECREAGIRTVMITGDHKVTAMAIAEQLGVLPQGGHVVEGVELANMDVEELENVVEDTYVFARVSPEHKLKIVKALQNKGHIVAMTGDGVNDAPAIKTADIGIAMGITGTDVAKEASSLVLLDDNFATIKSAIKEGRNIYENIRKFIRYLLASNVGEILVMLFAMLLALPLPMVPIQILWVNLVTDGLPAMALGLDKAEGDVMKRTPRHPKEGVFARGLAWKILSRGFLIGAVTLVAFIIAYNQHPNELKYAQTVAFATLVLAQLIHVFDCRSEHSVFHRNPFGNVYLVGAVIISLLLMLVVIYYPPLQPIFSTMPIQARDWLLIGGLSSIPTFLLVGSLLTGKKGKKEKPVLYKKGLNLK